From Cryptococcus neoformans var. neoformans B-3501A chromosome 6, whole genome shotgun sequence, the proteins below share one genomic window:
- a CDS encoding hypothetical protein (HMMPfam hit to Ribonuc_L-PSP, Endoribonuclease L-PSP, score: 136.1, E(): 7.9e-38): MPAEYVLTNDAPPPLPGIYTQAVRAGNYVYTSGSVGMTKEGNMVKGTIQDRTRQVIQNLEAVLKGANMNLSNVVKANIYLSNLSRDFVAVNEVWKDIMPEPKPARTCIGVAELPAGGTDVEIEFVAYDG; the protein is encoded by the exons ATGCCCGCCGAATACGTCTTGACGAACGATGCTCCCCCTCCCTTGCCAGGAATC TACACACAAGCGGTAAGGGCAGGCAACTACGTTTACACAAGCGGGTCAGTTGGCATGACCAAGGAAGGCAATATGGTCAAAGGGACT ATTCAAGACCGAACACGGCAGGTCATCCAA AACCTTGAAGCCGTACTCAAAGGCGCCAATATGAACCTCTCTAACGTCGTTAAGGCCAATATCTACCTCTCTAACCTATCCAGAGACTTCGTAGCGGTCAACGAG GTCTGGAAAGATATCATGCCCGAACCCAAGCCCGCTCGCACTTGCATTGGAGTTGCTGAGCTGCCCGCCGGTGGTACCGATGTGGAGATTGAGTTCGTTGCCTACGATGGGTAG